The Candidatus Zixiibacteriota bacterium genome contains a region encoding:
- a CDS encoding protein kinase → MESDDDKTQSHIILSKGTMVSHYRIVEKIGAGGMGEVYLAEDTKLNREVALKFLPPHLCQDEDCRARFKREAQAAAKLDHPNIVTIHEVSEYQGRPFFAMQHVEGQSLRDLTKGKELGVDRIIELAIQVCDGLSAAHDKKVVHRDIKPSNIVIDAYGRPKILDFGLAAIQGGEHLTKTGSTLGTIGYMSPEQVRGQEIDHRSDLFSLGVVLYELIAKMNPFKRDTEAATLKAVSDDAPEPLARFKSGLPDGLQAIIDKALEKDVKTRYQHADGMLSDLMRIKRSLDSGLSIVSNASPSRHTMRTRWVVAAFVVIAAAIVLTLTKPWDTETASDQPDKIMLAVLPFENLGSPEDEYFADGITDEITSRLALVQGIGVISRTSAHTFKDSEKTLPEIARQLGVDYILEGTIRWDKTGDTDRVRITPQFIRVSDDRHLWADNYERSLTQIFAVQSEIANHVAAALNVALGKSERLRMETEPTTNVEAYDYFLRGREYFERGGQRNRDELAIRMWERAIELDSSFALAYAWLARAHSYSYFNWPEKGSEKLELAEKAAKTAFRLSNQGPEGHMAMGYYYYYGCRDYQLALEHFSHVLVEQPNNSDAMEATAYIQRRLGRWEESLKTLQRAAELDPRSVKKMTEMQLSSLVMRRYDLARQYFELGCTIAPDAKDLYERESWRCIVAYGDTRRARKVLEDGQRLIGPGQLAEEFELLDIYDRDFQSALKHRPTADAALADDDFDYYLFKGWTYLLMNDKSASVSYFDSARVRFENAVAEAPSYSPHHSQLAIAYAGMGREKDAIRECETVFSLISDMEDALLYPVVLSDMAEVYILTGKHELAIETLDSILSMPFVYSVQTLRLDPIFDPLRDHPRFQALLEKYDDNSPR, encoded by the coding sequence ATGGAATCTGACGACGATAAGACACAATCGCACATCATCCTAAGCAAAGGAACGATGGTGTCGCATTACCGCATAGTTGAAAAAATTGGTGCCGGTGGAATGGGTGAGGTCTATCTGGCTGAAGACACCAAACTTAATCGCGAAGTTGCTCTCAAGTTTCTGCCCCCGCATCTGTGTCAGGATGAAGATTGCCGCGCTCGATTCAAGCGCGAGGCGCAGGCCGCCGCCAAGCTGGATCACCCTAATATTGTCACCATCCACGAAGTGAGTGAGTACCAAGGTCGGCCGTTCTTCGCCATGCAGCACGTGGAAGGTCAATCGCTGCGCGATTTAACAAAGGGGAAAGAGCTTGGCGTTGACAGAATCATTGAGTTGGCTATACAGGTCTGTGATGGCCTGAGCGCAGCTCATGACAAGAAAGTTGTCCACCGAGATATCAAGCCCTCCAATATAGTCATTGACGCTTATGGCCGTCCGAAGATATTGGACTTTGGCTTGGCGGCTATTCAGGGCGGGGAGCATCTCACGAAGACCGGTTCGACACTTGGCACAATCGGCTATATGTCGCCCGAACAGGTAAGGGGACAGGAAATTGATCACCGCAGCGACCTGTTTTCCCTTGGTGTAGTTTTGTATGAGCTAATTGCTAAGATGAATCCCTTCAAGCGTGACACTGAGGCAGCAACGCTGAAGGCAGTGAGTGATGACGCGCCGGAGCCTCTGGCTCGATTTAAGTCAGGACTTCCGGATGGGCTGCAAGCTATCATCGACAAAGCATTAGAAAAGGACGTCAAGACGCGTTATCAGCATGCCGATGGAATGCTGTCCGATTTGATGCGGATCAAGCGGTCGCTTGATTCCGGGCTATCGATTGTCTCAAATGCGTCGCCGTCTCGCCATACAATGCGAACACGGTGGGTTGTAGCCGCTTTTGTAGTTATTGCAGCAGCAATTGTCTTAACTTTAACGAAACCCTGGGACACCGAGACAGCATCCGATCAACCGGACAAGATCATGCTTGCGGTGTTGCCTTTTGAGAATCTGGGTTCGCCGGAAGACGAGTATTTCGCAGACGGGATAACGGATGAAATCACATCTCGATTAGCCTTGGTTCAAGGCATAGGCGTGATATCTCGTACCAGTGCCCATACCTTCAAAGATTCCGAGAAAACTCTCCCGGAGATAGCTCGCCAACTGGGCGTAGACTATATCCTCGAAGGCACCATCCGCTGGGACAAAACGGGTGATACTGACCGGGTGCGCATCACACCGCAGTTCATAAGAGTTTCCGATGACCGTCACCTGTGGGCTGACAACTATGAACGGAGTCTAACACAGATATTCGCCGTTCAGTCGGAGATCGCCAATCATGTTGCCGCAGCTCTCAATGTCGCGCTGGGAAAATCGGAGAGACTGCGAATGGAAACCGAGCCAACTACGAATGTTGAGGCATACGATTATTTCCTGCGCGGAAGGGAGTACTTTGAGCGAGGCGGGCAGCGTAATCGTGATGAACTCGCTATCAGAATGTGGGAACGGGCGATTGAGCTGGATTCCTCGTTTGCCCTCGCCTATGCATGGCTGGCCCGAGCACATTCGTACTCATATTTCAATTGGCCGGAAAAAGGATCTGAGAAACTGGAACTGGCTGAGAAAGCTGCGAAAACTGCCTTCCGGCTGAGTAATCAGGGTCCGGAAGGTCACATGGCAATGGGATATTACTACTATTATGGCTGCAGGGATTACCAGCTAGCCCTGGAGCATTTCTCTCATGTGCTGGTGGAACAACCAAACAATAGCGACGCGATGGAGGCAACCGCCTATATCCAACGTCGGCTCGGGAGATGGGAAGAATCTCTAAAGACCCTGCAGCGTGCCGCAGAACTGGATCCACGTTCAGTTAAGAAGATGACTGAGATGCAGCTCAGCTCGCTGGTCATGAGGCGATATGACCTGGCGAGGCAATACTTCGAGTTGGGTTGCACAATCGCACCAGATGCAAAGGATCTCTACGAGAGAGAGTCCTGGCGGTGTATAGTGGCCTATGGTGACACGCGCCGTGCGCGTAAGGTTCTTGAAGATGGACAGCGATTGATTGGCCCGGGCCAGTTGGCCGAGGAGTTTGAACTCCTGGATATTTATGACCGTGATTTTCAATCAGCCTTGAAACATCGACCCACAGCGGATGCTGCTCTTGCCGACGATGATTTTGACTACTATCTCTTCAAGGGATGGACCTACTTGCTCATGAACGACAAGTCAGCCAGTGTTTCATACTTCGATTCGGCAAGAGTCAGGTTCGAGAACGCCGTCGCTGAAGCTCCCAGCTATTCCCCTCATCACTCTCAATTGGCTATTGCATATGCCGGTATGGGACGAGAAAAAGATGCTATCCGGGAATGCGAAACAGTTTTCAGCCTCATTTCGGATATGGAAGATGCTCTGCTATACCCTGTGGTGTTGTCTGACATGGCTGAAGTGTACATCCTCACGGGGAAGCATGAACTGGCTATCGAGACGCTCGATTCTATTCTCTCAATGCCGTTTGTATACAGTGTGCAAACATTGAGACTCGATCCCATATTTGACCCCCTCCGCGACCACCCACGCTTCCAAGCGCTACTGGAGAAGTATGATGACAATAGTCCGCGATAG
- a CDS encoding protein kinase, protein MLANFDDNDKTHTHIVLTKGTIVGHYKIIEKIGAGGMGEVYLAEDSQLDRKVALKFLSPNLSQDEASRARFTREAKAAAKLDHPNIVPVYEVGEFQRRPFFAMAHIAGKSLRKVIKEGKLSISDAIEMTMQICEGLHKAHESGVVHRDIKPGNINIDSEGRARILDFGLATVSGEEQLTKTGSTLGTVGYMSPEQIKGKNIDHRSDLFSVGVILYEMLTGRRPFEGDNDAAVARSITDTNPDPVARYKSGTTGELQQIVDKALSKNPSLRYQHADGMLADLKRLKVESSPAKKSRLGLWAAGAIVVIAVTALLLSQPWRQTPVNDDVPLIAVLPFDNLGPPEDEYFADGMTEEITSRLAGIQGLGVISRTSAIKYKNADMQLSEIGKELGVDYILEGTIRWSKEGEQTKVRITPQLIRVSDDRHMWADNYERDLMEVFAVQADIAVQIVNQLDLTLVERVRTVLARQPTDNPEAYTYYLKAVSEIKDPEIDRPEIRRLIALFDSAIALDPGFALAYAHKSIAHSWATFKRGSLVTDPISHRAPAIQAAEMALRLEPELSLGHLAMGTYYNLVAGDYDRALEEFAKARSEMHSNSGLLYAIALVQFRQGKFYEAQTNMRKAIELDPLTSFYYFDLAKILTYTKEYREAISVIDRAIALKPDRAIYYVEKMHCLLNGRGDIDGMRDVFHEACKYIEPVEIISQRFWGFNLVDTPVDSLVADYVRMFRSTELSGLFYLTIAEGYSSVGQTGIMMAHCDSAKSLLQEQLKYASNEYGLHIAMAYALACLGEYEQAIEEGKKAKELMSVDGCHW, encoded by the coding sequence ATGTTGGCAAATTTTGATGACAACGATAAAACCCACACACACATCGTTCTTACCAAAGGGACTATTGTCGGTCACTACAAAATCATCGAGAAGATCGGCGCCGGTGGCATGGGTGAAGTGTATCTGGCTGAAGACTCTCAGTTAGATCGTAAAGTTGCTCTCAAGTTTCTTTCCCCCAATCTCTCACAAGACGAAGCCAGTCGTGCCCGATTCACCCGTGAAGCCAAAGCCGCCGCCAAGCTGGATCATCCCAATATAGTCCCGGTTTATGAAGTTGGTGAGTTTCAAAGACGACCATTCTTTGCCATGGCACATATCGCGGGCAAGTCTCTTAGGAAGGTAATCAAAGAAGGTAAACTCTCAATCTCCGATGCAATCGAAATGACCATGCAGATATGCGAAGGGCTGCATAAAGCGCATGAGTCAGGCGTAGTCCATCGTGATATAAAACCCGGAAACATCAATATCGACAGTGAAGGTCGTGCTCGCATTTTGGACTTCGGCCTCGCAACGGTATCGGGTGAAGAGCAACTGACCAAGACCGGTTCAACCCTCGGCACAGTAGGATACATGTCACCAGAGCAGATTAAGGGGAAGAATATTGATCACCGTTCTGATCTCTTCTCGGTTGGTGTGATTCTGTATGAAATGCTGACCGGTCGCCGTCCATTCGAGGGTGATAATGATGCCGCTGTTGCCCGCTCAATCACCGACACGAACCCTGATCCGGTCGCCCGCTACAAATCCGGAACAACGGGTGAGCTTCAACAGATAGTCGACAAGGCTCTGTCTAAAAATCCCTCCCTTCGCTATCAGCACGCCGACGGGATGCTGGCGGACCTAAAGCGCCTCAAGGTAGAATCCAGCCCCGCTAAGAAAAGTAGACTTGGTTTGTGGGCAGCAGGTGCTATTGTCGTGATAGCAGTGACTGCTCTGCTCTTATCGCAACCTTGGCGTCAGACACCTGTCAATGATGATGTCCCTCTGATAGCCGTACTGCCTTTTGACAATCTCGGTCCACCGGAAGATGAGTATTTTGCCGACGGCATGACCGAAGAAATCACATCACGACTGGCCGGTATTCAAGGTCTGGGAGTGATTTCCCGCACCAGCGCCATCAAATATAAGAATGCCGACATGCAACTCAGTGAAATCGGCAAGGAATTAGGCGTTGACTATATCCTCGAAGGTACTATCCGTTGGAGTAAAGAGGGAGAACAAACAAAAGTCAGGATTACTCCCCAGCTAATCCGTGTTTCCGATGACCGTCATATGTGGGCGGATAACTATGAACGCGATCTTATGGAGGTGTTTGCGGTTCAGGCCGATATTGCCGTGCAGATCGTCAATCAACTCGATCTGACGCTGGTAGAAAGGGTCCGCACCGTACTTGCCAGACAGCCGACCGACAATCCCGAAGCATATACCTATTACCTGAAAGCAGTCAGCGAAATTAAAGACCCGGAGATCGATCGCCCGGAGATTCGCCGCTTGATTGCACTTTTTGACAGTGCTATCGCACTCGATCCGGGTTTTGCACTTGCTTATGCCCATAAGTCGATAGCACACTCCTGGGCAACCTTTAAAAGGGGCAGTCTCGTTACGGATCCTATCAGCCACAGAGCGCCGGCAATTCAGGCTGCGGAAATGGCGCTGAGGCTGGAACCGGAACTCTCCCTGGGTCACTTAGCGATGGGAACCTATTATAATCTGGTGGCGGGAGATTACGATCGTGCTCTCGAAGAGTTTGCCAAGGCCCGGTCGGAGATGCACAGTAACTCCGGGTTGCTATACGCAATTGCACTCGTGCAATTTCGACAGGGAAAATTTTATGAAGCTCAGACAAATATGCGCAAGGCAATCGAACTCGATCCACTCACATCATTTTACTATTTTGATTTAGCCAAGATTCTGACATATACGAAAGAGTACCGGGAAGCCATCAGCGTTATCGACCGGGCAATTGCACTGAAACCGGATCGGGCAATCTACTACGTTGAAAAAATGCACTGCTTGCTGAATGGGCGGGGAGACATTGACGGGATGCGCGACGTTTTCCATGAGGCCTGCAAGTATATCGAACCGGTCGAGATAATCAGCCAAAGATTCTGGGGGTTTAATCTCGTAGATACGCCGGTTGATTCTCTGGTTGCCGATTATGTTAGAATGTTCCGGAGTACCGAGTTGTCGGGATTGTTTTACCTCACCATAGCCGAAGGATATTCATCGGTGGGACAAACCGGGATAATGATGGCGCATTGTGATTCGGCAAAGTCATTGCTTCAAGAGCAACTCAAATATGCGTCCAATGAATACGGATTGCACATCGCAATGGCGTATGCTCTGGCGTGTCTTGGTGAATATGAGCAAGCGATTGAGGAGGGAAAAAAAGCAAAGGAGCTGATGTCGGTTGACGGCTGCCACTGGTGA
- a CDS encoding tetratricopeptide repeat protein, with protein MSSTRDDNDKTRSYIVLNAGTEVSHYKIIEKIGAGGMGEVYLAEDTELDRKVALKFLPPHLDQDDDCRTRFKREARAAARLSNPHIVVVHEVDEHKGRPFIVMEYVEGQSLKDIIKSGELPLKRVLEIGAQICIGLIKAHEAGITHRDIKPSNIIIDNDGCAKLLDFGLATIEGAEKITRTGSTTGTVGYMSPEQVRGEDVDHRADIFSLGVVLYEMVTGRLPFEGERDAAIIYSILNEKPKPLEGYRKNIPEVMQHLIDNALKKDVNNRYQAVVDLAIDLNSLSQELEFSSFPESQSGKRKRRVYYTGASFLLAVVVGLLLTSIIMPDKMKNLWRWLISSTERGICEIQVEQEPFVVVIAPFFGRSDEAIAEGTVMQALIEREILNQLGGEDDVIILGKDISEIPGTHEEAMALGEKHEASIVLWGEVIVLRGEVEIQPNITAVKHEQNPIGDASLTALEANLEEPNQLALRKSKASEVGDMALMVAARYHGKQDLEKSHEILDKISQPSIECFILRGDLLNQAGKRVQAIESYWKAYLLDTVSVRVAYKLGRYYSMQGMYDSALTILQKSLTHNPGNEMLQFQVAGAHSYAGQKELAATFLKNSITEYPDNERLRTHLGWALWRLGRVSEAITEHKKAIDTDPENGDSFYGLGWIYEFSDSLEMAILNYESAIRVGTNWWGEFAPHFTLGRVYSKQGEYEMAVASHCNALELYPWYVPNIRLLGEAYVELGKGDKALALFQQAETLNPENAQLHREYGELHKSLGDTAGAITEYQTAIALDYDNRMSYINLRRAYIQTGKSEEAIAWFNEVISQNPESRQLRLQYGRLFYDIGDTVNAIEQFKKLIQLDPEYGDAYYWLGWVSETNNSFDDAIEYYQKAAEYGTENNREVAVRSAIGRIYFKRGEYDKSVSELVDAIKVDPYFIGPYYYLWRAYYNLDKTEDAIPWFESAININPNNVYLRTYFAEVLSSLNDEVGAIREYKEVIRLDPDTRRFSTAAAYSNIAAIRANQGKYDELVNVIDKIKALQPLNAYNGLLFGMHYLSMGKYEDAASEYMESIRLDSTDVYSHLFYFLALYQAGRSEEAKEYLAQYSLTLEDRTWPAIITHFLNCNIDENALAVASEREYPNSTESKRKGEMYYYLGMSYLLNIGNNTKSSQPDTSMALEYLEKCLDHEKDNILEYRMAKAELKRLNDLGY; from the coding sequence ATGTCTTCGACTCGAGACGACAATGATAAAACGCGTTCTTATATCGTCCTGAACGCGGGCACTGAAGTATCGCACTACAAGATCATCGAGAAGATCGGCGCCGGTGGGATGGGTGAGGTGTACTTGGCGGAAGACACCGAACTCGATCGTAAGGTGGCACTGAAATTCCTTCCCCCGCATCTGGATCAGGACGATGATTGCCGTACCCGCTTTAAGCGCGAAGCTCGCGCCGCAGCCAGGCTGAGCAACCCGCATATTGTAGTTGTTCACGAAGTTGATGAGCACAAGGGACGTCCGTTTATCGTCATGGAATACGTCGAAGGTCAATCCCTAAAGGACATAATTAAATCCGGAGAACTGCCTCTTAAAAGAGTTTTGGAGATAGGTGCCCAAATTTGCATAGGTCTGATTAAGGCGCACGAGGCCGGAATTACTCATCGTGATATAAAGCCATCTAATATTATCATCGATAATGATGGTTGTGCTAAATTGCTTGATTTTGGTCTGGCTACAATTGAAGGAGCAGAGAAAATCACCAGGACGGGTTCTACGACGGGCACTGTAGGCTATATGTCGCCAGAGCAGGTGCGCGGCGAAGATGTTGATCACCGCGCAGATATATTTTCTCTCGGTGTAGTTTTATATGAGATGGTAACCGGTCGTTTGCCATTCGAAGGAGAACGTGACGCTGCCATAATTTATTCAATTCTAAATGAAAAGCCGAAACCGCTTGAAGGTTATAGGAAAAACATACCGGAGGTTATGCAACATCTGATTGATAATGCCTTGAAAAAAGATGTGAACAATCGTTATCAGGCTGTTGTAGACCTTGCAATCGACCTGAATAGTCTATCTCAAGAATTAGAATTTAGCAGTTTTCCTGAGTCACAATCAGGAAAACGAAAACGTCGGGTCTATTATACTGGAGCAAGTTTTCTGCTGGCAGTAGTTGTTGGCTTACTACTAACCAGTATAATTATGCCTGATAAAATGAAGAATTTGTGGCGGTGGCTGATTTCATCGACGGAACGCGGAATTTGCGAAATACAGGTTGAACAGGAGCCATTCGTTGTTGTCATTGCTCCGTTTTTTGGCCGCAGCGATGAAGCTATTGCAGAAGGCACGGTAATGCAGGCTCTCATTGAACGAGAGATACTCAATCAATTAGGAGGAGAGGATGATGTCATAATTCTGGGGAAAGATATAAGCGAAATCCCGGGTACCCATGAGGAAGCAATGGCCTTGGGAGAAAAACACGAGGCATCAATTGTCCTCTGGGGTGAAGTAATTGTTTTGCGCGGGGAAGTTGAAATTCAGCCCAACATCACAGCTGTAAAGCATGAACAAAATCCTATCGGCGACGCGTCTTTAACAGCTTTGGAAGCTAATCTTGAAGAACCAAATCAATTGGCATTGCGAAAGTCCAAAGCAAGTGAAGTGGGGGATATGGCGTTAATGGTTGCGGCCAGGTACCATGGAAAACAGGATTTGGAAAAGTCACATGAAATTCTCGATAAAATATCACAGCCGTCGATTGAATGCTTTATCCTTAGAGGAGATTTGCTTAATCAAGCCGGGAAACGAGTGCAGGCGATTGAGTCCTATTGGAAGGCCTATTTATTGGATACAGTTTCGGTTCGTGTGGCCTATAAATTAGGACGATATTACAGCATGCAGGGTATGTATGATTCGGCCCTTACGATTCTACAAAAATCCCTGACTCATAATCCCGGAAATGAAATGTTACAATTTCAAGTTGCAGGCGCACATAGCTATGCTGGGCAAAAAGAGCTGGCGGCAACTTTTCTTAAAAATTCTATTACAGAATATCCCGACAACGAGCGACTCCGCACCCATCTGGGGTGGGCACTATGGCGCTTGGGTCGCGTAAGCGAAGCCATTACCGAACATAAAAAAGCGATTGATACAGATCCCGAGAACGGTGATTCCTTCTACGGATTGGGATGGATATACGAATTTTCGGATTCACTTGAAATGGCCATCCTTAACTATGAAAGTGCCATTCGGGTTGGCACAAATTGGTGGGGCGAGTTTGCGCCACACTTTACACTTGGAAGGGTTTATTCGAAGCAAGGCGAATACGAGATGGCTGTCGCATCCCACTGTAATGCTCTGGAGCTTTATCCATGGTATGTACCCAATATTAGATTACTGGGAGAAGCCTACGTGGAATTAGGAAAAGGAGATAAAGCACTGGCATTATTTCAGCAGGCGGAAACTCTGAATCCGGAGAACGCACAGCTTCATAGGGAGTATGGAGAACTCCACAAAAGTTTGGGCGACACGGCCGGCGCTATAACAGAATACCAAACGGCAATTGCTTTAGATTATGACAATCGTATGTCTTATATAAACCTTAGGCGGGCATATATTCAGACCGGTAAAAGTGAAGAAGCAATCGCCTGGTTTAATGAGGTGATTTCCCAGAATCCCGAAAGCAGACAACTCCGACTACAGTATGGCAGACTATTCTATGATATAGGCGATACTGTCAATGCGATAGAGCAGTTTAAAAAACTTATCCAACTTGATCCTGAATACGGTGATGCTTATTACTGGTTGGGCTGGGTCAGCGAAACTAATAATTCTTTTGATGATGCGATAGAGTATTATCAGAAGGCTGCGGAATATGGCACAGAAAACAATAGAGAGGTAGCAGTCCGCTCAGCGATAGGAAGGATTTATTTTAAGAGAGGCGAATACGACAAATCGGTGTCAGAATTGGTAGATGCTATCAAAGTAGATCCGTACTTTATCGGCCCTTATTACTATCTTTGGCGAGCATATTATAATTTGGATAAAACTGAAGATGCAATTCCCTGGTTTGAGAGTGCCATTAATATCAATCCCAACAATGTATATCTTAGAACATATTTTGCCGAAGTCCTCAGTTCATTAAATGATGAAGTCGGAGCAATTCGTGAGTATAAAGAGGTGATCCGGCTGGATCCCGATACCAGGCGATTTTCTACTGCCGCCGCATATTCAAATATTGCAGCAATACGGGCAAATCAGGGAAAATACGATGAATTAGTTAATGTAATTGATAAGATAAAGGCTCTCCAGCCTTTAAATGCCTATAATGGGCTGTTATTCGGCATGCACTACTTATCAATGGGTAAATATGAAGACGCCGCTTCAGAGTATATGGAGAGTATCAGGCTCGATTCCACTGATGTTTACAGTCACCTGTTTTACTTCCTGGCGCTTTATCAGGCTGGTAGGTCGGAAGAAGCAAAGGAGTATCTTGCTCAGTATTCATTGACGCTTGAAGATCGGACATGGCCGGCAATCATTACACATTTCCTTAATTGTAATATAGATGAGAATGCACTGGCGGTTGCCTCCGAAAGGGAATACCCAAACTCAACCGAAAGCAAGAGGAAGGGGGAAATGTATTATTATCTGGGCATGTCATACCTGTTGAATATTGGCAATAACACAAAATCAAGTCAACCTGACACAAGTATGGCATTAGAATATCTTGAAAAATGTTTAGATCACGAAAAGGATAATATCTTAGAATATAGGATGGCCAAAGCAGAACTAAAAAGATTGAATGATTTGGGATATTAA
- the tadA gene encoding tRNA adenosine(34) deaminase TadA, whose translation MIDENFDSNFWMRIALQEAQKAYRIGEVPVGAAIVLDNQLLGRGYNQTERLKDPTAHAEILAITSACEAIGDWRLENAVMYSTLEPCSMCAGAAVLARIKRIVFGPSDPRFGACGSIFNIPAEPRLNHRIELEGGVMADEISEMMRSFFREIRNNKGGGG comes from the coding sequence ATGATTGATGAAAACTTTGATAGTAATTTCTGGATGCGGATAGCATTACAGGAAGCGCAAAAGGCATATCGGATAGGTGAAGTTCCGGTCGGGGCGGCAATTGTACTTGATAATCAACTGTTGGGACGGGGTTACAATCAAACGGAACGCCTTAAAGACCCAACCGCTCACGCCGAAATATTGGCGATTACTTCGGCCTGCGAAGCTATCGGAGACTGGCGGCTGGAAAACGCCGTCATGTATAGCACGCTCGAGCCGTGTTCGATGTGCGCCGGAGCGGCCGTATTGGCTAGAATTAAAAGAATCGTTTTCGGGCCTTCCGATCCCAGGTTTGGCGCCTGCGGGTCGATTTTCAATATCCCGGCCGAACCTCGCCTCAATCATCGGATTGAGCTTGAAGGCGGAGTTATGGCTGATGAGATTTCCGAGATGATGCGTTCGTTTTTCCGGGAAATCCGAAACAATAAAGGGGGTGGCGGTTGA
- a CDS encoding MBL fold metallo-hydrolase, whose translation MMTIVRDRRLIPMVRPRITQCLKLLFVIAIFFFQAGMIDAIDDTNSNTGGQEVTRIVLLGTGTPNANPERSGPAIAIVVNDTPYLIDCGPGIVRRAAAAHKSGVDGLKVENLKTLFVTHLHSDHTAGYSDLILTPWVLGRDAPLEVYGPNGIAEMTEHILAAYEQDIRIRLDGLEPANDSGYRVNTHDIKPGIIYQDTNVTVEAFVVKHGSWPEAYGFVFTTPDRKIVISGDAVPSESIVEKCDGCDVLIHEVYSAVKFETRLPVWKEYHSSSHTSTHELAELASRAKPELLILYHQLYWGATDEELLSEIRQGYDGKVVSGNDLDVF comes from the coding sequence ATGATGACAATAGTCCGCGATAGGCGCTTAATACCGATGGTTCGACCGCGTATCACACAATGCCTGAAATTACTATTTGTCATTGCTATCTTCTTTTTTCAAGCAGGAATGATTGATGCCATTGACGATACAAATTCAAACACCGGAGGTCAGGAGGTGACCAGGATAGTCCTCTTAGGAACCGGAACCCCAAACGCTAATCCGGAACGCTCCGGCCCGGCAATCGCCATTGTTGTCAACGATACTCCGTACCTGATCGATTGCGGCCCCGGAATCGTGCGGCGCGCAGCCGCAGCTCACAAATCGGGTGTTGACGGCCTGAAAGTCGAAAATCTGAAAACACTGTTTGTCACGCACCTTCATTCCGATCACACCGCGGGTTACTCTGATCTTATCTTAACTCCCTGGGTATTGGGTCGAGATGCTCCGCTCGAGGTATATGGCCCGAACGGAATCGCCGAGATGACCGAGCATATTCTAGCGGCCTACGAGCAGGATATTAGGATCCGTCTCGATGGTCTGGAACCTGCCAACGATTCAGGCTACCGGGTTAATACGCACGATATCAAACCCGGAATCATATATCAGGATACCAATGTCACGGTCGAGGCTTTCGTTGTGAAACATGGCTCATGGCCGGAAGCATATGGCTTCGTCTTCACCACTCCGGATCGCAAGATTGTAATCTCCGGCGACGCGGTGCCATCGGAAAGTATCGTGGAGAAGTGCGATGGTTGCGACGTTCTGATTCACGAAGTCTACTCGGCTGTTAAATTCGAGACTCGATTGCCGGTCTGGAAGGAGTATCATTCCAGTTCACATACTTCGACTCATGAACTTGCTGAGCTGGCCTCAAGGGCAAAACCGGAATTGCTAATACTCTATCATCAGCTTTACTGGGGCGCCACAGACGAAGAACTGCTGTCGGAAATCAGGCAGGGATACGACGGAAAGGTTGTCTCCGGTAATGACCTTGATGTTTTTTGA